In Candidatus Omnitrophota bacterium, a single genomic region encodes these proteins:
- a CDS encoding polysaccharide deacetylase family protein, giving the protein MSKIKKLIVVFFLAITVAFLIWLRGQYILPIVMYHSVTPEARVENRLQVSDTLFKRQMEFLKSHHYNVVSLEDAGRMIKEHGKVPAKTIAITFDDGYEDNYIYAYPVLKKLKIPATIFVIVNRIKVGPGKDILSWDQIKEMQASGLITFGSHTLDHAYLPEVKSEEELRRQIFESKKTLEEKLGVPINTFCYPAGRFDAHVRDLVAQAGYKLAVATGLGKRFSNQDVYLIKRVRISETDNLFDFWVKTSGYYNSFRNHNTR; this is encoded by the coding sequence ATGTCTAAAATAAAAAAATTAATTGTTGTTTTTTTCTTGGCAATTACCGTAGCCTTTCTTATCTGGCTGCGTGGCCAGTATATATTGCCGATCGTGATGTATCATTCGGTTACTCCGGAGGCTAGAGTGGAGAATCGCCTCCAGGTCTCCGATACTTTATTTAAACGCCAAATGGAATTTTTAAAAAGCCATCATTACAATGTGGTTTCATTGGAGGATGCAGGCAGGATGATTAAGGAACACGGGAAAGTTCCTGCTAAAACCATTGCCATAACTTTTGATGATGGTTACGAGGATAATTACATCTACGCCTATCCGGTTTTAAAAAAACTTAAGATTCCGGCGACAATATTTGTTATTGTTAATCGAATTAAGGTGGGCCCTGGTAAGGATATTTTAAGTTGGGATCAGATTAAGGAAATGCAAGCATCCGGTTTGATTACTTTTGGTAGCCATACTTTAGACCATGCATATTTGCCCGAAGTTAAATCTGAGGAAGAATTGAGAAGGCAGATATTTGAGTCTAAAAAAACACTTGAGGAAAAGTTAGGCGTTCCGATTAATACTTTCTGTTATCCGGCGGGTAGATTTGACGCGCATGTAAGAGATTTAGTCGCTCAGGCAGGATATAAATTGGCGGTTGCTACTGGCCTTGGTAAGAGGTTTTCTAATCAGGATGTGTATTTAATTAAAAGAGTACGTATTTCTGAAACGGATAATCTTTTTGATTTTTGGGTAAAAACCAGCGGTTATTATAATTCATTTCGTAACCATAATACTAGATGA
- the waaF gene encoding lipopolysaccharide heptosyltransferase II produces the protein MNKKHSEKRILIFNVNWLGDVLFSSAAIRNIRRNYPQAYLACIIPSRCYQILKDNPYLDEVIIFDERDRHKGVISKLSFISLLKSKKFDTVFLLHRSFTRALICRLAGIPERIGHYTKKRSFLLTKKIIPPKRDSLHRIDYYLDVIEKAGLRIEDRYLDFFFTSLDEEYVENFLNKNSIGKSDFLVAINPGGNWLPKRWPVDYWAQLADKLINELGLRVIITGSAADSKLALQIKERMKELPLIVCGAFNIKQLGVLAKRADLFITADTGPMHIANAVGCKNIIAIFGPTSKEVTGPYPANNVVILQKDAGCPIPCYKLNCQDRRCMKAVTPSDVLAEVKKIRKL, from the coding sequence ATGAATAAAAAGCATTCTGAAAAACGTATCCTAATTTTTAATGTTAATTGGCTTGGAGATGTTTTGTTTTCCAGTGCCGCGATCAGGAATATTCGCAGGAACTATCCGCAAGCCTACCTTGCCTGTATAATCCCCAGCCGTTGTTATCAGATACTAAAAGATAATCCTTATTTAGATGAGGTAATCATTTTTGATGAGAGGGATAGGCATAAAGGGGTGATTTCTAAGCTTAGTTTTATTAGCCTGCTTAAAAGCAAAAAATTTGATACTGTATTTTTATTGCATCGATCATTTACGCGCGCCCTTATTTGCCGGCTTGCCGGAATTCCTGAGAGGATTGGGCATTATACGAAGAAGCGTTCTTTTCTTCTGACTAAAAAAATCATTCCACCCAAAAGAGATTCACTGCACCGCATAGATTATTATCTGGATGTGATTGAAAAAGCGGGCCTGCGGATTGAAGACAGATACCTGGATTTCTTCTTTACATCTTTAGATGAGGAGTATGTTGAGAATTTTTTAAATAAAAATTCTATTGGTAAAAGTGATTTTTTAGTAGCAATAAACCCCGGAGGCAACTGGCTGCCTAAGCGCTGGCCCGTCGATTATTGGGCGCAGCTAGCCGATAAATTAATCAATGAATTGGGTTTAAGAGTAATAATCACCGGTAGCGCTGCTGATTCAAAGTTAGCACTTCAAATTAAAGAAAGAATGAAGGAACTCCCATTAATTGTTTGTGGGGCTTTCAATATCAAGCAGCTCGGCGTACTGGCAAAAAGGGCAGATTTGTTCATTACTGCCGATACTGGTCCAATGCATATTGCCAATGCCGTAGGGTGCAAAAATATAATTGCAATTTTTGGGCCAACATCCAAAGAAGTTACTGGGCCGTATCCTGCTAATAATGTCGTTATACTGCAAAAGGATGCAGGTTGTCCTATACCGTGTTATAAGCTAAATTGTCAGGACAGGCGTTGTATGAAGGCGGTCACTCCCAGTGATGTTTTGGCAGAAGTTAAGAAAATAAGAAAGCTATGA